The Syngnathus scovelli strain Florida chromosome 11, RoL_Ssco_1.2, whole genome shotgun sequence region TACACAATGAAAATTGTCCCTTGTTATCCGCGGGGAAAAGCCCCCGTGCAGCATTTtcagttaaaaaataaatacatctgtAAAACTAAAGTATTTTATTATAGAGAGAAAAGCAGAACATgaaatatactttttatttaCAAGGAGGTTTACATTTTATACACTCTTTTTCCCAAAGAGGCACTTAATCAATACTCGGTGCAGCTTTGAATAAGATTGAGGACATTTCTTTTTTGGTAAAAGGCAcattaaaagaacaaacaaagacAAACTTGGGGTAAACAAAGACAAACCTGAAAACAGGAAATGGTTATTATGTTTAAAAACTCTAGATTGACATTGATGCCTTGCAAAATTATTAATCAAAATTGCATATTGACCACTAATGAGCTCAGGATTGCAGCTTCAACTAAGACtatgcttgtaaaaaaaaataataatatctaAAGGTAAACAGTTTTACTTGGttggtctgcaaaaaaaaaaaaaagtgtgacagACTGTGTGATGGCTGCGACAAAAATACATCTAATTTGATTCTGCACAGATTGTCAAGGAATTCACTGAGAGAGtcctaataaaacaaaaaatgaggTGGTTTGATTTAAGGGGAAAATGGAGGAAAGAACTCCAACCAGCATAGATTTTGTGGTCACATGACTACAAAAAACACAGAGAAGGATGCTCCATGAAAAAGCATGATTGTAAATACATAATGTACATTGACCATATTTCCTCTAGGGCAGGTTGGTATGTGTGGGTGGGTGCTGTGAGTTAATCAAACCACTTTGCcccatttcatcttttttttcccaatcatTCCTTCCATGGAATGTATGCAACTGGAGTGTGTGCACATCTGTCCCACTCAGCTGAACTGCACCCAGCCTGATTTTGCAGCATCTTCTTTATTGGAGCTGTCGAAAGGGATGCACAGGGGTGACAGTGAAGAAACATGAACAAAATGGGAATGAATGTGGTATTACATTTAAAGCATATTTACACAAGTAATTTCTAACCTGTCACAACAATAAAATGCCAATGTGTATGCAAATAAATTGTGGTTATGTGCACAAGTTAAATTGAGACAAATGACTCTTCATGTTTGTCACATTTGTTGTGGTTTATTTTTCTTGGTTtccaaaaagatttaaaaaaacaacaacaacgactTGGACAATTATGCTAGTAGCCTGCAATAAAACTTACTTGGAGCCAGCAGATGTGAAATCCCCCCACAAGTCAGCGCTGGGTTGAGTTTCAGAGATAGGGGACCCAAAGTCtagaagattcaagagttttataatgacaaacatcccctgatcttaaactcccaggagggcaaggaaaaactcaaaactccagctcggggaaaatgagaaaccttgagaagagtccacagatgggaggactaAAATAACTAAAATAAGGACAGCTCAAATATAAGTGTTCAAAATTAAGTAAGCGTCTGCATGGTCACATCTACTTTTAGTCACTATTGCATGTACTGTATGAATGaataacgattttttttttccagtgagcCGACTCCTGCATAGATTTTAACATGGGAACAGAAATGTAATCACCAGTGTTTTGTTGTTGAGGAATGACGGTGTGCTGGTTACCAGGAGGTGGGAGGACGCCTCCAGCTTTGGCTCCAGGTGGCGGTGGGAGCAGACCTCCAGCCGCGGGGCGCGGCTTAGCACCAGATGGCTCCTTCTTTTTTATGTTCTGTCGCAAGACAAATACCATATTACCATTGTCCCTATTCTGCAACCCATGGCTAAAATGATTGTCTATCCAATTAACTGTAACGCTGGAGGAACATATTCTCACCCCGATGCTGATCTTGATGGTCTGACCCTCCTTGAAGCTGAGGTCGAGCTTTGGTGCGTCACTCTGGGTTGCTTCCATTTTGGCCAGCTCGCCTTCTTGCTTGACCCACCTTTAGAAATAAGATTATGTGTCTGTATAACTAAAGAGCATCATTTGAAAGCATATGCCCAATTATATCATTGATTGTTTTCAATGCCTTCAATATAGGGATATTTGATTTTGGATACAACTTACTTAAAATGGTCTTGCAATGCAACGTTGAAGTCGAAGGAGTCTCCCCGATCAGCAAAGCCCAGACCGATAAAAGCATGACGACCTACAATGAAAACCCCCATTGATTTGAAAGCTTCTGTATCGCACATTTAATGCAAAGAATATAATATGTGACTTGTTGCATTATGACAAACTATTTAAGCGTCTTACCGTTTCCATCCTCTATCCGGATAACAAAGTACCTGCTGGAGTCTGTGACAGATTCCACTACACTGCCCGGATACTGATCAACTGGAGCTTGGGCAAAAAGCTCTCCTAAAAACACAAACAGGATACAATTGTACCTCAACTAAGAATGTCAAACTagtgagttttttttgttttttttttttaacctgtgtTTTTGTCCTCTAACTTGATGTAAGCCAGCTTTCCTTTTGCTGTGATTTTCATTCTCCCACTCCACGCGGGTTCATCCAGCTTCCAATCGGCAGCACTAGAGAAAAAATGGAAGGGGTAATTTTAACACAAGTGGTTGAAGTTTCGTTCAGCAAGAGGAAGTGAAATCAAAGATTCAGAACAGAACCGTTAATCCTCAACTTTGGTGGCAGCTCGATAGAACTAATCCTATAAAAGTAAAGGCGCCTGttgattgttgttgtttggtGTTCTTGTGACCTCACAATTTCAATCTGcacaaaacttaactaaaatagGGAAGTTGGGTCTCCGTTTTCCATATGTCGGGAAAAAAGCTGAGCGTATGAACAAAAATGTCAGTTTTGATATAACGAATATAATAAACTGTGTGCACTAAACCACTAGACGGAAAATCAATAGCTTACCGCTTCTAGAGAAGACGATCATAAAAGTTTGCACAAAAATAATGACGACCAGTGAAAAAAGTAGTGCTGTAAAATACATCTTAACACAACCAAGATGTAGGTTTGAGAATCGACCTTCAAATTAGGTTAATTGGCTTTCAGTTTGATTTGAAAGGCAAAGACGTGACTTAAAGAAAATATAAACGTGTCGTTGCGAAGTGGGTGTCCGATAATGGAAACATTAGCAATATTCACCTAGCGACTTGACAGTTCCGGGATATCCTGTGAATCGAATATTTATCTTACCGGTATCCACGGTTGGACGCCCGTGGCGGAATCCGGTAGACGTGGACCTCAGGCTTCACACAAAGCATCGATTCATAACTGTTGTCTTCTGCCATTTCGTCCAGTGTCACTTGGTAAAAGTCCAACTTCCGACTTTCACTGCACAGTGCACAACTGCACACTTCAGCCGCTCTTGCTTGAAAAGTACGTGCCTGAGAAAGAAGCTTGGCGTGCTTCCTACAGC contains the following coding sequences:
- the necap2 gene encoding adaptin ear-binding coat-associated protein 2 isoform X2 — encoded protein: MAEDNSYESMLCVKPEVHVYRIPPRASNRGYRAADWKLDEPAWSGRMKITAKGKLAYIKLEDKNTGELFAQAPVDQYPGSVVESVTDSSRYFVIRIEDGNGRHAFIGLGFADRGDSFDFNVALQDHFKWVKQEGELAKMEATQSDAPKLDLSFKEGQTIKISIGNIKKKEPSGAKPRPAAGGLLPPPPGAKAGGVLPPPDFGSPISETQPSADLWGDFTSAGSNSNKEDAAKSGWVQFS
- the necap2 gene encoding adaptin ear-binding coat-associated protein 2 isoform X1, yielding MAEDNSYESMLCVKPEVHVYRIPPRASNRGYRAADWKLDEPAWSGRMKITAKGKLAYIKLEDKNTGELFAQAPVDQYPGSVVESVTDSSRYFVIRIEDGNGRHAFIGLGFADRGDSFDFNVALQDHFKWVKQEGELAKMEATQSDAPKLDLSFKEGQTIKISIGNIKKKEPSGAKPRPAAGGLLPPPPGAKAGGVLPPPGNQHTVIPQQQNTDFGSPISETQPSADLWGDFTSAGSNSNKEDAAKSGWVQFS